Proteins from one Salmo salar chromosome ssa29, Ssal_v3.1, whole genome shotgun sequence genomic window:
- the hus1 gene encoding checkpoint protein HUS1 isoform X1, with product MQPNEIGTEKAKYLFPRESITGMYHWRAGQIERHNNTFCSKLLPEKNIKFLSVKIKLNMKFRAKMIDVGCLNHFTRVVNTISKLTKTCILRLTPNNLYFVLSGKVASGGVGMWCELSQANFFDEYQLEGVAPDANEICLEVTPENLSRALRTSQNAKCVKIKLTKKHCPCLTLVAELPTLSSVSRVVTHDIPVDVIPRRLWHDFKEPRMPDFDVSIYLPPLKTMKNVVDRMKNLSNFLVMEANLNGEMNLKIETDLVSVTTHFKDLGNPPWGDDGSQGRSQSRDPEVMAHTRVDIRKLQQFLMGQQVNPSKAMCITYLPHKICTPCISLGPGSVKIGLYHLMTDREP from the exons ATGCAGCCAAATGAAATAGGAACTGAAAAGGCAAAATACTTGTTTCCCAGGGAAAGTATAACAGGGATGTACCATTGGCGCGCGGGCCAAATTGAACGTCACAACAACACTTTTTGCTCGAAGCTACTCCctgaaaaaaatattaaatttttGTCAGTTAAAATAAAATTGAACATGAAGTTCCGAGCAAAAATGATTGATGTTGGTTGCCTCAACCATTTCACAC GTGTGGTGAATACCATCTCTAAACTAACGAAGACATGCATCCTGCGACTTACTCCAAACAACCTATATTTTGTACTGTCTGGTAAGGTAGCCAGCGGAGGAGTCGGCATGTGGTGTGAATTATCTCAG GCCAACTTCTTTGATGAGTATCAGCTGGAAGGTGTGGCGCCCGACGCTAATGAGATCTGCCTAGAGGTGACCCCCGAGAACCTTTCCAGGGCTCTGAGAACCTctcagaatgccaagtgtgtgaaGATCAAACTGACCAAGAAGCACTGTCCTTGTCTCACTCTCGTTGCAGAACTG CCAACACTTTCCAGCGTCAGTCGTGTTGTCACCCATGACATCCCGGTGGATGTGATACCCAGAAGGCTTTGGCACGACTTCAAAGAGCccagaatgccagactttgac GTGAGCATATATTTGCCTCCACTGAAAACTATGAAAAATGTTGTGGATCGAATGAAGAATCTCTCTAACTTTCTG GTGATGGAGGCCAACCTGAATGGAGAGATGAACCTGAAGATTGAAACTGACCTGGTGTCTGTCACCACCCACTTCAAAGATCTGGGAAATCCTCCCTGGG GTGACGATGGTTCCCAGGGGCGCAGTCAGAGCAGGGACCCTGAGGTCATGGCCCACACCCGCGTGGACATCCGCAAGCTGCAACAGTTCCTCATGGGCCAGCAGGTCAACCCTAGCAAGGCCATGTGCA TAACATATTTGCCGCACAAGATCTGCACGCCATGTATCTCTTTAGGACCAGGGTCGGTGAAGATTGGATTATACCATCtgatgacagacagagagcctTGA
- the hus1 gene encoding checkpoint protein HUS1 isoform X3 — MLEVIWDKISTGKRYQPAGLYIGLSHVTNTCTIWLSVTIDRTLSHAISWQISQPLPADCEEMCFGQLRLVKFGYCLHIEHDVQYVRRLQIQTTEPTGDAKSRVYIFLWIPHLHPLTAKLTAWTTGKANFFDEYQLEGVAPDANEICLEVTPENLSRALRTSQNAKCVKIKLTKKHCPCLTLVAELPTLSSVSRVVTHDIPVDVIPRRLWHDFKEPRMPDFDVSIYLPPLKTMKNVVDRMKNLSNFLVMEANLNGEMNLKIETDLVSVTTHFKDLGNPPWGDDGSQGRSQSRDPEVMAHTRVDIRKLQQFLMGQQVNPSKAMCITYLPHKICTPCISLGPGSVKIGLYHLMTDREP; from the exons ATGTTGGAGGTAATCTGggacaaaatatccacagggaAGCGTTATCAACCTGCTGGTCTGTATATCGGTTTATCGCACGTGACAAACACTTGCACAATATGGCTGAGCGTAACCATAGACCGAACGTTGTCCCACGCAATTAGCTGGCAAATTTCTCAACCACTTCCAGCTGATTGCGAGGAAATGTGCTTTGGTCAACTACGTTTGGTTAAATTTGGCTATTGTTTACATATTGAGCATGATGTGCAATATGTCAGAAGATTGCAAATTCAAACCACAGAACCTACTGGCGACGCAAAAAGTCGGGTATACATTTTCCTGTGGATACCCCATCTCCACCCCCTAACAGCAAAACTAACAGCATGGACAACCGGTAAA GCCAACTTCTTTGATGAGTATCAGCTGGAAGGTGTGGCGCCCGACGCTAATGAGATCTGCCTAGAGGTGACCCCCGAGAACCTTTCCAGGGCTCTGAGAACCTctcagaatgccaagtgtgtgaaGATCAAACTGACCAAGAAGCACTGTCCTTGTCTCACTCTCGTTGCAGAACTG CCAACACTTTCCAGCGTCAGTCGTGTTGTCACCCATGACATCCCGGTGGATGTGATACCCAGAAGGCTTTGGCACGACTTCAAAGAGCccagaatgccagactttgac GTGAGCATATATTTGCCTCCACTGAAAACTATGAAAAATGTTGTGGATCGAATGAAGAATCTCTCTAACTTTCTG GTGATGGAGGCCAACCTGAATGGAGAGATGAACCTGAAGATTGAAACTGACCTGGTGTCTGTCACCACCCACTTCAAAGATCTGGGAAATCCTCCCTGGG GTGACGATGGTTCCCAGGGGCGCAGTCAGAGCAGGGACCCTGAGGTCATGGCCCACACCCGCGTGGACATCCGCAAGCTGCAACAGTTCCTCATGGGCCAGCAGGTCAACCCTAGCAAGGCCATGTGCA TAACATATTTGCCGCACAAGATCTGCACGCCATGTATCTCTTTAGGACCAGGGTCGGTGAAGATTGGATTATACCATCtgatgacagacagagagcctTGA
- the hus1 gene encoding checkpoint protein HUS1 isoform X2, giving the protein MQPNEIGTEKAKYLFPRESITGMYHWRAGQIERHNNTFCSKLLPEKNIKFLSVKIKLNMKFRAKMIDVGCLNHFTRVVNTISKLTKTCILRLTPNNLYFVLSGKVASGGVGMWCELSQANFFDEYQLEGVAPDANEICLEVTPENLSRALRTSQNAKCVKIKLTKKHCPCLTLVAELPTLSSVSRVVTHDIPVDVIPRRLWHDFKEPRMPDFDVSIYLPPLKTMKNVVDRMKNLSNFLVMEANLNGEMNLKIETDLVSVTTHFKDLGNPPWGDDGSQGRSQSRDPEVMAHTRVDIRKLQQFLMGQQVNPSKAMCNIVHKRIIHLILLHEDVSLQYFIPAVA; this is encoded by the exons ATGCAGCCAAATGAAATAGGAACTGAAAAGGCAAAATACTTGTTTCCCAGGGAAAGTATAACAGGGATGTACCATTGGCGCGCGGGCCAAATTGAACGTCACAACAACACTTTTTGCTCGAAGCTACTCCctgaaaaaaatattaaatttttGTCAGTTAAAATAAAATTGAACATGAAGTTCCGAGCAAAAATGATTGATGTTGGTTGCCTCAACCATTTCACAC GTGTGGTGAATACCATCTCTAAACTAACGAAGACATGCATCCTGCGACTTACTCCAAACAACCTATATTTTGTACTGTCTGGTAAGGTAGCCAGCGGAGGAGTCGGCATGTGGTGTGAATTATCTCAG GCCAACTTCTTTGATGAGTATCAGCTGGAAGGTGTGGCGCCCGACGCTAATGAGATCTGCCTAGAGGTGACCCCCGAGAACCTTTCCAGGGCTCTGAGAACCTctcagaatgccaagtgtgtgaaGATCAAACTGACCAAGAAGCACTGTCCTTGTCTCACTCTCGTTGCAGAACTG CCAACACTTTCCAGCGTCAGTCGTGTTGTCACCCATGACATCCCGGTGGATGTGATACCCAGAAGGCTTTGGCACGACTTCAAAGAGCccagaatgccagactttgac GTGAGCATATATTTGCCTCCACTGAAAACTATGAAAAATGTTGTGGATCGAATGAAGAATCTCTCTAACTTTCTG GTGATGGAGGCCAACCTGAATGGAGAGATGAACCTGAAGATTGAAACTGACCTGGTGTCTGTCACCACCCACTTCAAAGATCTGGGAAATCCTCCCTGGG GTGACGATGGTTCCCAGGGGCGCAGTCAGAGCAGGGACCCTGAGGTCATGGCCCACACCCGCGTGGACATCCGCAAGCTGCAACAGTTCCTCATGGGCCAGCAGGTCAACCCTAGCAAGGCCATGTGCA ATATTGTCCACAAGAGGATCATTCATTTGATTCTGCTGCACGAAGACGTTTCTCTGCAATACTTCATCCCAGCGGTGGCCTAG